One window of Tepidanaerobacter acetatoxydans Re1 genomic DNA carries:
- a CDS encoding chemotaxis protein CheD, whose protein sequence is MAEYKAAKSPATLITLGLGSCVGVVLYDNFAKIGGLAHVMLPDSNLSSKKDYNPGKFADTAIDALMQEMSKLGANERRIISKIAGGAQMFQIKSENNIMQIGKRNVEAVRTKLSKLNIKIVAEDVEGNYGRTIEFFCESGELTVKTIGHGTRIL, encoded by the coding sequence ATGGCGGAATATAAAGCTGCAAAATCTCCGGCTACCTTAATAACTTTAGGTTTAGGTTCATGTGTAGGAGTTGTATTATATGACAACTTTGCAAAAATTGGGGGGTTAGCTCATGTAATGCTTCCGGATAGCAATCTCAGCAGTAAAAAAGATTATAATCCGGGCAAATTTGCAGATACGGCCATTGATGCATTAATGCAAGAAATGTCAAAGCTTGGTGCTAACGAAAGACGTATTATTAGCAAAATAGCTGGTGGAGCGCAAATGTTTCAAATAAAATCTGAAAATAATATTATGCAGATTGGAAAACGAAATGTTGAAGCTGTTAGAACTAAATTAAGTAAATTAAATATAAAAATAGTTGCAGAAGATGTGGAAGGCAACTACGGCAGGACCATAGAATTTTTTTGTGAAAGCGGAGAACTTACAGTTAAAACTATTGGACATGGTACTAGGATTTTATAA
- the rpsB gene encoding 30S ribosomal protein S2 yields the protein MSIISMKQLLEAGVHFGHQTRRWNPKMKDYIFTERNGIYIIDLQKTVKKIEEAYEFVKNISAEGGSILFVGTKKQAQESIQEEAQRCGMFYVNQRWLGGMLTNFKTIRKRIDRLHELEKMEEDGLFEILPKKEVLNLLHEKERLEKNLGGIKDMTELPQAVFIVDPRKERIAIQEARKLQIPIIAIVDTNCDPDEVDYIIPGNDDAIRAVKLLTEKIADAVIEGRQGEQMEAE from the coding sequence ATGTCAATTATTTCAATGAAACAATTATTAGAAGCCGGGGTGCATTTTGGTCACCAGACAAGAAGATGGAATCCCAAGATGAAAGATTATATTTTTACTGAAAGAAACGGGATTTACATTATCGATCTTCAGAAAACTGTAAAAAAAATCGAAGAAGCATATGAATTTGTTAAAAATATTTCTGCAGAAGGCGGTAGCATTCTTTTTGTCGGGACAAAAAAGCAGGCTCAGGAATCTATTCAAGAGGAAGCTCAAAGATGCGGTATGTTTTATGTTAACCAACGATGGCTCGGTGGGATGCTTACCAACTTTAAGACTATTAGAAAAAGAATAGACAGACTTCATGAATTAGAAAAAATGGAGGAAGATGGTCTTTTCGAAATACTGCCTAAAAAAGAAGTACTTAATTTACTGCATGAGAAAGAACGTTTAGAAAAAAATCTAGGCGGTATAAAAGACATGACAGAACTCCCACAAGCAGTGTTTATTGTCGATCCAAGGAAGGAAAGGATAGCTATTCAAGAAGCTCGAAAGCTGCAAATTCCAATAATAGCAATTGTTGATACGAATTGTGATCCAGATGAAGTAGATTATATAATACCAGGGAATGATGATGCTATAAGGGCGGTTAAACTATTAACCGAAAAAATTGCTGATGCTGTAATTGAGGGTAGACAAGGCGAGCAGATGGAAGCCGAATAA
- a CDS encoding FliA/WhiG family RNA polymerase sigma factor produces the protein MQSENTEKLWMNYNNTKDKYVKGQLVEKYVPLIKHIVNRMNINLPPYLEYEDLISYGVFGLMQAIERYDTKKGIKFETYAYTRIKGSIIDELRKTDMIPQDIRKKIKMLQNAFSEMEQILGHSANDDDISNYLGISKKDLYKIYKEISAAYGVLSFDELIEYEDVGQASGQPDIQAEKEEVKEILGNAINQLPPQEKLVITLYYYEGLNFKEIAEVLELSQGRISQIHTKAILRLRGHLSRKKVSL, from the coding sequence ATGCAAAGTGAAAATACTGAGAAGCTTTGGATGAATTATAATAATACTAAAGATAAATACGTTAAAGGGCAGCTTGTTGAAAAATATGTTCCTCTGATCAAACATATAGTAAATCGAATGAATATAAATCTCCCACCTTACTTAGAATATGAAGATTTAATAAGTTATGGTGTTTTTGGTTTAATGCAGGCAATAGAAAGATATGACACCAAAAAGGGAATAAAATTTGAAACGTATGCTTACACCAGAATAAAAGGTTCTATAATTGATGAACTTAGAAAAACAGATATGATACCGCAGGATATTAGGAAAAAAATAAAAATGCTCCAGAATGCTTTTTCAGAAATGGAACAAATTTTAGGACATTCGGCAAATGATGATGATATTAGCAACTATCTTGGTATTTCAAAAAAAGATCTTTACAAAATTTATAAAGAAATATCTGCTGCCTATGGAGTTTTATCTTTTGATGAGTTAATTGAGTATGAAGATGTTGGGCAAGCCTCTGGGCAACCAGATATCCAAGCTGAAAAAGAAGAAGTTAAGGAAATTCTCGGAAATGCAATTAATCAACTTCCGCCACAAGAAAAACTTGTAATAACACTATATTATTACGAAGGTTTAAATTTCAAAGAAATAGCTGAAGTTTTGGAATTATCTCAAGGAAGAATCTCTCAAATTCATACCAAAGCTATCTTAAGGTTACGGGGACATTTAAGTAGAAAAAAGGTAAGTTTGTGA
- a CDS encoding chemotaxis protein CheC produces MYTDLEIDALKEIGNIGAGNAATALSTLLSKKIIIKVPQIKIIPFDEVSKSVGGPEKLVVGIFMRITGDVDGNILIIIPERDAYNLTETLLSKQKDRNVDFSDMEKSALLELGNIVGSSYVVALSDLTKLSLKVSVPSLAFDMAGAIISFPLSLYGYMGDTAFLIDTEFTEGLDGTKLHYFLIPDDESLKLLLKAIGVNTIEHINPSGNGGI; encoded by the coding sequence GTGTATACTGATTTAGAGATTGATGCATTAAAAGAGATTGGGAATATTGGTGCCGGCAATGCAGCTACAGCATTGTCTACACTGCTTTCAAAAAAAATAATAATTAAGGTGCCCCAAATAAAGATCATTCCATTTGATGAAGTCTCAAAATCAGTAGGCGGACCGGAAAAATTAGTAGTTGGAATTTTTATGCGCATTACCGGAGATGTTGATGGGAATATTTTAATAATCATACCCGAAAGGGATGCATATAATCTAACGGAAACATTGTTAAGCAAACAAAAGGATAGAAATGTAGATTTTTCAGATATGGAAAAGTCTGCATTGTTAGAATTAGGAAATATCGTTGGAAGTTCTTATGTCGTAGCTCTTTCGGACTTAACCAAACTTTCGCTAAAAGTTTCGGTTCCAAGTCTCGCATTTGATATGGCCGGAGCAATTATAAGTTTTCCACTGAGCTTATATGGATATATGGGTGATACGGCTTTTCTAATTGATACTGAGTTTACAGAAGGTTTAGATGGTACTAAGCTGCACTATTTCTTAATTCCTGATGATGAATCATTAAAGCTACTTTTAAAGGCTATTGGAGTGAATACTATTGAGCATATCAATCCGAGTGGGAATGGCGGAATATAA
- a CDS encoding AI-2E family transporter, whose translation MLVLILFILIFVFYNKEKIATIILPFIFGIFITYLLNPLVELLTQKKIDRTVAVALIYFILIASIVIALVYIIPILLFELNNLIETIPLYTRESQEIIAKIRKNYLASLPISFQEIINRNMDRLQELLLGFLQNAVDAIISIFSNFFSIILGPVLGFYFLKDLPSIKENIILYMSIPYKDTVIEWSEKISKTLGRYIRSQLIVSLIIGFLTTFSMLILGIDFALVIGALAGITNIIPYFGPVIGALPAIIIAILRYPEKIPWIIISMLIIHQLESGIISPHIVGEHVGIYPVTVIFSLLIGGTFFGITGLILAVPVAALIKITLQQNKKD comes from the coding sequence TTGCTTGTACTTATTTTATTTATTTTAATCTTTGTTTTTTATAATAAAGAAAAGATAGCTACAATAATTTTACCCTTTATTTTTGGAATTTTTATTACCTATCTTTTAAATCCTTTAGTTGAATTATTAACCCAGAAAAAAATTGATAGAACTGTAGCGGTAGCATTAATTTATTTTATATTAATAGCATCAATAGTTATTGCTCTGGTATATATAATTCCGATTTTACTTTTTGAACTTAATAATTTAATAGAAACAATACCGCTTTATACACGTGAAAGTCAAGAAATTATAGCAAAAATTAGAAAAAATTACTTGGCATCATTACCGATTAGCTTTCAAGAAATTATAAATAGAAATATGGATAGATTACAAGAATTGCTTCTAGGGTTTCTTCAAAATGCTGTTGATGCAATAATAAGTATTTTTTCAAACTTTTTTAGTATAATTTTAGGTCCTGTTTTAGGATTCTATTTTTTAAAAGACCTGCCAAGCATAAAAGAAAACATAATTCTTTATATGTCAATACCGTATAAAGATACAGTAATCGAATGGAGCGAAAAAATCAGCAAAACATTAGGCAGATACATTAGAAGCCAATTAATAGTTAGTTTAATCATAGGTTTTTTAACGACTTTTTCAATGCTAATATTAGGCATTGATTTTGCATTGGTGATTGGAGCTTTAGCCGGTATAACCAATATAATACCATATTTTGGCCCTGTAATCGGAGCATTACCTGCAATCATAATTGCGATATTGCGCTATCCTGAAAAAATACCATGGATAATTATTTCAATGTTAATAATTCATCAATTAGAAAGCGGTATAATCTCACCCCATATTGTTGGAGAACATGTAGGTATTTATCCTGTAACAGTAATTTTTTCCCTTCTAATTGGGGGAACCTTTTTTGGTATAACAGGTCTTATTCTTGCGGTTCCTGTTGCCGCTTTGATAAAAATTACTTTGCAGCAAAATAAAAAAGATTAG
- a CDS encoding DUF342 domain-containing protein, whose product MEANNDKKAERIIKWAIERAKIEENREKSEQDITSASKSDYSENENLVEDAKLEIEISKNEMDATLCIIPPKGGRMLTFEEIIEELTAKNVKHGVDNNKIKEMLAKQLFNKPIYIASGSPPINGKDGYIKYHFDFNRDIKPKVLEDGTADYHNLGLVINVKKGELLAEIIPPTQGIPGKTVTGKIIPAKNGKHAKIHAGKNVIISKDGNELFAGIDGQPVIINNKLSVLPILEIKGDVGPATGNIDFLGSVVVLGNVKTGFTIKANGDIEVNGIVEAAEIETDGNIIIKRGVQGQGKGILRTKKSFAARYIENATVEAGENINITDAAMHSCLLAGKNIRLEGKKGLIVGGTARAGEKIIAKTIGSPMSTYTELEVGIDPSLKMNYQNICNKLKTIETDLHKIGQALIVLEKLKEKDLLTSDKQALLEKLIFTKETLKEQQQELMGEKERLDLMISQSSKASISASNVCYSGVNIIIGNASFKVRDRIDHVTFYNYEGQIKFGPYEG is encoded by the coding sequence GTGGAAGCTAATAATGATAAAAAAGCTGAGAGAATAATAAAGTGGGCGATAGAGAGGGCGAAAATTGAAGAGAATCGAGAAAAATCGGAACAAGATATAACTTCTGCTTCAAAGTCTGACTATAGCGAGAACGAAAACCTTGTTGAAGATGCAAAGTTGGAAATTGAAATAAGTAAAAATGAAATGGATGCTACTTTATGCATAATCCCTCCAAAAGGCGGTAGGATGCTCACATTTGAAGAGATTATAGAAGAACTTACAGCAAAAAACGTAAAACATGGTGTTGATAATAATAAAATTAAAGAAATGCTTGCAAAACAGTTATTTAACAAACCAATTTATATTGCATCAGGATCACCGCCTATCAATGGTAAAGATGGTTATATAAAATATCATTTCGATTTTAACAGAGATATAAAACCTAAGGTATTAGAAGATGGAACCGCTGATTATCATAATTTAGGTTTAGTGATTAATGTAAAAAAAGGAGAATTACTTGCAGAAATTATCCCTCCCACTCAGGGAATTCCTGGCAAAACCGTAACAGGTAAAATTATACCTGCAAAAAACGGTAAGCATGCGAAAATACATGCCGGTAAAAATGTGATTATTTCGAAAGATGGAAATGAGTTGTTTGCAGGGATCGATGGTCAACCTGTTATAATTAACAATAAACTGAGCGTTTTACCAATTTTAGAAATTAAAGGGGATGTTGGGCCGGCTACTGGGAATATTGATTTTTTAGGCAGTGTTGTGGTTTTGGGAAATGTGAAGACTGGATTTACTATTAAAGCCAATGGAGATATAGAAGTTAACGGAATTGTCGAAGCGGCAGAAATCGAAACTGATGGGAATATAATAATCAAAAGGGGAGTTCAGGGGCAAGGCAAAGGTATACTTAGAACAAAGAAATCTTTTGCAGCTCGATATATCGAAAATGCAACGGTTGAGGCCGGTGAGAATATAAATATTACAGATGCTGCTATGCATAGCTGTCTTTTAGCAGGAAAGAACATAAGACTGGAAGGAAAAAAAGGATTAATTGTTGGTGGAACGGCTAGAGCCGGAGAAAAAATCATTGCAAAGACTATTGGTTCTCCTATGTCTACCTATACGGAATTGGAAGTTGGAATTGACCCGTCATTAAAAATGAATTACCAAAACATTTGCAACAAATTAAAAACAATCGAAACTGATTTACATAAAATAGGTCAAGCTCTAATTGTGTTAGAAAAATTAAAGGAAAAAGATTTGTTAACTTCAGATAAACAGGCTTTGCTTGAAAAACTTATTTTTACAAAGGAAACTCTAAAGGAACAACAGCAAGAACTAATGGGGGAAAAAGAAAGACTTGACTTAATGATTTCTCAATCAAGTAAAGCAAGTATCTCTGCTTCCAACGTATGTTACTCAGGTGTTAATATAATAATCGGTAATGCCAGTTTTAAGGTCAGAGATAGAATCGACCATGTTACCTTTTATAACTATGAAGGCCAGATAAAATTTGGTCCTTATGAAGGTTAG
- a CDS encoding chemotaxis protein CheW has product MAENIRQFVEFKLGDEDYGIDILQVKTIERMMPITRVPKAPPFVEGVINLRGEIVPVIDLKKRFDLPLSETTDSTRIVIVSIDDITVGMIVDSATEVIQLSQDDIEPAPPITGSIDANYLDGVGKIDGRLLILLNVAKLLKPQEINQLAQI; this is encoded by the coding sequence ATGGCTGAAAATATTCGTCAGTTTGTAGAATTTAAATTAGGTGATGAAGATTATGGAATAGATATTTTGCAGGTTAAGACTATTGAAAGAATGATGCCTATAACTCGAGTCCCTAAGGCACCTCCATTTGTTGAAGGGGTGATAAATCTCAGAGGAGAGATAGTACCGGTAATAGATTTAAAAAAGAGATTTGATTTACCCTTGAGTGAAACTACGGACAGCACCAGAATAGTAATAGTGTCAATTGATGATATAACAGTCGGTATGATTGTAGATTCAGCTACGGAAGTAATCCAATTATCTCAGGATGATATTGAACCGGCACCGCCGATTACGGGAAGTATAGATGCTAATTATCTTGATGGGGTGGGAAAGATTGACGGCAGATTATTGATACTGCTTAATGTAGCAAAGCTTTTGAAACCTCAAGAAATAAATCAACTGGCTCAAATATGA